A single genomic interval of Alistipes provencensis harbors:
- a CDS encoding GIN domain-containing protein, whose protein sequence is MKKMILTAVMLAAAVLCRAQQPAEAGERREWLTSFTAVEVTAPLDIKFVSVPDTEAPKIVYDTKGSYTTKFRAEVKDKVLRISERADARRPDRTSVTVYYNSLERIAIADAVATFDSTLVATVLDLTVGGMAQVTARMDVKDLKMELSGKSSATLTGAVRYLSLFVSTGKVEAAGLETMAAEVNVTSSGTASLWVTDRFQGKTSTGGKITYKGVPPIVRGGSKFMGGDITRVE, encoded by the coding sequence ATGAAGAAAATGATTCTGACGGCCGTGATGCTGGCCGCCGCCGTGCTCTGCCGCGCACAGCAGCCCGCCGAAGCCGGGGAACGCCGCGAATGGCTCACTTCGTTCACTGCCGTTGAAGTGACGGCTCCGCTCGACATCAAATTTGTTTCGGTGCCCGACACCGAAGCCCCCAAAATCGTCTACGACACCAAGGGCTCCTATACGACCAAGTTCCGCGCCGAAGTGAAGGATAAGGTGCTGCGCATCTCGGAGCGCGCCGACGCGCGCCGTCCCGACCGCACCTCCGTGACGGTCTATTACAACTCGCTGGAGCGCATCGCCATCGCCGACGCCGTGGCGACGTTCGACAGCACGCTGGTGGCCACGGTGCTCGATCTGACGGTGGGCGGCATGGCGCAGGTGACGGCCCGGATGGATGTCAAGGACCTCAAGATGGAGCTTTCGGGCAAGAGCTCGGCCACGCTGACGGGTGCCGTGCGCTACCTCTCGCTGTTCGTCTCGACCGGAAAGGTCGAAGCCGCGGGGCTGGAGACGATGGCCGCCGAAGTCAACGTCACCAGTTCGGGAACCGCTTCGCTGTGGGTGACCGACCGTTTTCAGGGCAAGACCTCGACCGGGGGCAAGATCACCTACAAGGGAGTTCCGCCCATCGTCCGCGGCGGTTCGAAATTCATGGGCGGCGACATCACGCGGGTGGAGTGA
- a CDS encoding UvrD-helicase domain-containing protein, with the protein MRAKILNASAGSGKTYQLAYKYVCDVIGQPGLYRHILAVTFTNKATEEMKSRILKEIHALASGAESPYLKDLCRELSLDEQSVRKRAAEVRSKILHDYSRFTVLTIDTFFQRILRAFIKELGIDLNYNVEIETASVLSKSADTLIEQITVDRDLQRWLTEFVQERIDEGRKWDIRDGILSLGGELFKEKNKAALGRARSREELHEIVSRATAHAEATKKRMQEAAAQAVALISGAGLTAADFSGKSRSFANWFYTVAAGELKPYGATAAKMAAATDGWAAKGSPAQALATELHPLLREMCDLYDTNVRSWNTCDLLRENYRSFALLSDLYERVQQLCDEQNTMLLSETKYVLSEFIGHNDAPFIYEKVGNRFDRFMIDEFQDTSVKEWENFLPLLQNAMAQSEETSVLIVGDIKQSIYRWRGGDWRILHENAQKALGHDNTVVKNLKENWRSLPAVVDFNNRIIRQIVAADNLALNETLSKAADEGAIDPAEAASLRDTLADAYREHAQTPRRKAEHPGYVSVETFAEQPPVVERICALIDKGFRPCDIMILVRGATDGAKVAAELLDFKRRNENPRYRFDVMTQEALIVGNAPVSSFIAAALRLALNPDDSLSRAVYNHYLGHAFDRVLTDGERDFFRSIRLLSPEEAFERIVMEHALEVDRRQTAYLQAIHEQIIAFCATKIADIALFLRWWEETGKNRSLSVDESATTVEITTIHKAKGLEKRAVLIPYCSWALDPKSSGMVQNIVWAEARGEAAGGIGRFPVRYKRAMAESDFSAEYYRELVYAHVDNVNLLYVALTRAAESLHVFIPQKGGRTVGGLLLQSIRIDGDKALLGDTEGRYTTDETGEHFAFGEFAGPVAGGSKRSEAEHVILEDYPTARADLRLRLPSQRYFEDGADVELSPRNFGILMHRAFEQAGDEAQIHDAVRRMEADGTLSPDDAATLRQMIARALEHPEVREWFGGGWRQVRNESEIILPGSSSTRRPDRVMIGEGRVVAVDYKFGERDAERYRRQMREYLRLLLEMGYEGVEGYLWYVKLGTIEKVEP; encoded by the coding sequence GTGAGAGCGAAGATTCTGAATGCAAGCGCCGGATCGGGAAAGACCTACCAACTGGCCTACAAATACGTCTGCGACGTGATCGGCCAACCCGGTCTCTACCGGCACATCCTCGCGGTGACCTTTACCAACAAGGCCACCGAGGAGATGAAATCGCGCATCCTGAAAGAGATTCACGCCTTGGCGTCCGGTGCCGAAAGCCCCTACCTGAAAGACCTGTGCCGCGAGCTGTCGCTCGACGAGCAGTCGGTGCGCAAACGCGCCGCCGAGGTGCGCTCGAAAATCCTGCACGACTATTCGCGCTTCACGGTGCTCACGATCGACACCTTTTTCCAGCGCATCCTACGGGCCTTCATCAAGGAGCTGGGCATCGACCTCAATTACAACGTCGAAATCGAAACGGCATCGGTGCTCTCCAAAAGCGCCGACACGCTGATCGAGCAGATCACCGTCGACCGCGACCTCCAGCGGTGGCTCACGGAGTTCGTGCAGGAGCGCATCGACGAGGGCCGCAAGTGGGACATCCGCGACGGCATTCTTTCGTTGGGCGGCGAACTGTTCAAGGAGAAGAACAAGGCCGCGCTGGGCCGGGCCCGTTCGCGCGAGGAGCTGCACGAGATCGTCTCGCGCGCCACGGCGCACGCCGAGGCGACCAAAAAACGGATGCAGGAAGCGGCCGCGCAGGCCGTTGCCCTCATCTCCGGAGCAGGGCTCACGGCGGCCGATTTCTCGGGCAAGAGCCGCAGTTTCGCCAACTGGTTCTACACCGTCGCCGCGGGCGAACTGAAACCCTACGGCGCCACGGCGGCCAAGATGGCCGCCGCGACCGACGGCTGGGCCGCCAAAGGATCGCCCGCACAGGCACTCGCCACGGAGTTGCACCCCCTGCTGCGCGAAATGTGCGACCTGTACGATACGAACGTGCGGAGCTGGAACACCTGCGACCTGCTGCGCGAGAACTACCGCAGTTTCGCCCTGCTGTCGGACCTCTACGAACGGGTGCAACAGTTGTGCGACGAACAGAATACGATGCTCCTCTCGGAGACCAAATACGTCCTTTCGGAGTTCATCGGCCACAACGACGCGCCGTTCATCTACGAGAAGGTCGGCAACCGTTTCGACCGTTTCATGATCGACGAGTTCCAGGACACGTCGGTCAAGGAATGGGAAAATTTCCTGCCCTTGTTGCAAAACGCCATGGCGCAGTCCGAGGAAACCTCAGTGCTGATTGTGGGCGATATCAAGCAGTCGATCTACCGCTGGCGCGGCGGCGATTGGCGCATCCTCCACGAGAACGCCCAAAAGGCGTTGGGGCACGACAACACGGTCGTGAAAAACCTCAAGGAGAACTGGCGGAGCCTGCCCGCGGTGGTCGATTTCAACAACCGCATCATCCGGCAAATTGTCGCCGCGGACAACCTCGCGCTCAACGAGACCCTCTCGAAAGCCGCCGACGAGGGGGCCATCGACCCCGCGGAGGCCGCCTCGCTGCGCGACACGCTGGCCGACGCCTACCGCGAACACGCCCAGACGCCGCGCCGCAAAGCCGAACATCCGGGTTATGTCTCGGTCGAGACCTTCGCCGAACAGCCACCCGTCGTCGAGCGCATCTGCGCGCTGATCGACAAGGGATTCCGGCCGTGCGACATCATGATCCTCGTGCGCGGGGCCACCGACGGCGCGAAGGTCGCCGCCGAACTGCTCGACTTCAAGCGCCGCAACGAGAATCCGCGCTACCGCTTCGACGTGATGACGCAGGAGGCCCTGATCGTCGGCAACGCCCCCGTCAGTTCGTTCATCGCCGCCGCCCTGCGGCTGGCGCTCAACCCCGACGACTCGCTTTCGCGGGCCGTCTACAATCACTACCTCGGCCACGCTTTCGACCGCGTGCTGACCGACGGCGAACGCGATTTCTTCCGGTCGATCCGCCTGCTGTCGCCCGAGGAGGCGTTCGAGCGCATCGTCATGGAGCACGCCCTCGAGGTCGACCGCCGCCAGACGGCCTACCTGCAAGCCATCCACGAGCAGATCATCGCCTTCTGCGCCACAAAAATCGCCGATATCGCGCTGTTCCTGCGCTGGTGGGAGGAGACGGGCAAAAACCGCTCGCTGTCGGTCGACGAGAGTGCCACGACGGTCGAGATCACCACCATCCACAAGGCCAAAGGACTCGAAAAACGCGCCGTGCTGATCCCCTACTGCTCGTGGGCACTCGACCCCAAGTCGAGCGGCATGGTGCAGAACATCGTCTGGGCCGAGGCCCGCGGCGAGGCGGCCGGCGGGATCGGCCGCTTCCCGGTGAGGTACAAACGGGCGATGGCCGAGTCGGATTTCTCGGCCGAGTACTACCGCGAACTGGTCTACGCCCACGTCGACAACGTCAATCTTTTATATGTGGCCCTCACACGCGCCGCCGAGTCGCTGCACGTCTTCATCCCGCAGAAGGGCGGCCGCACGGTCGGAGGACTGCTGCTGCAAAGCATCCGCATCGACGGCGACAAAGCCCTGCTGGGCGACACCGAGGGACGCTATACGACCGACGAGACGGGCGAACACTTCGCTTTCGGGGAGTTCGCAGGACCCGTCGCCGGCGGTTCGAAACGCTCCGAGGCCGAACACGTCATCCTCGAGGACTACCCCACGGCGCGCGCCGACCTGCGGCTGCGGCTCCCCTCGCAGCGCTATTTCGAGGACGGGGCCGACGTCGAGCTTTCGCCCCGCAACTTCGGCATCCTGATGCACCGGGCCTTCGAACAGGCCGGCGACGAGGCGCAGATCCACGATGCCGTGCGGCGCATGGAGGCCGACGGCACGCTCTCCCCCGACGATGCCGCGACCCTGCGGCAGATGATCGCCCGGGCGTTGGAGCACCCCGAGGTGCGCGAATGGTTCGGGGGCGGCTGGCGGCAGGTCCGCAACGAGAGCGAGATCATCCTCCCCGGAAGCTCGTCGACGCGGCGTCCCGACCGCGTGATGATCGGCGAGGGACGGGTCGTGGCCGTCGACTACAAGTTCGGCGAACGCGACGCCGAACGCTACCGCCGCCAGATGCGCGAATACCTCCGTCTGCTGCTCGAAATGGGTTACGAGGGGGTCGAGGGATACCTCTGGTATGTAAAACTGGGGACGATCGAAAAAGTGGAACCATGA